One genomic window of Camelina sativa cultivar DH55 chromosome 5, Cs, whole genome shotgun sequence includes the following:
- the LOC104785102 gene encoding F-box protein MAX2-like — protein MASSTTLSDLPDVILSTISSLVSDSRARNSLSLVSHKFLALERSTRSHLTLRGNARDLSLVPGCFRSVSHLDLSFLSPWGHTLLASLPLDHQTLLALRLKICFPSVESLNVYSRSPSSLELLLPQWPRIRHIKLLRWHQRASQIPLGGDFVPIFEHCCGFLESLDLSAFYHWTEDLPPVLLRYADVAARLLRLDLLTASFTEGYKSSEIVSITKSCPNLRDFRVACTFDPRYFEFVGDETLSAVATNCPDLTVLHMVDTASLANPRAIPEAGGDSAVTVGTLVEVFSGLPNLEELVLDVGKNVNHSGVALEALNSKCKKLRALKLGQFQGVCSATDWGRLDGVALCGGLMSLSIKNSQDLTDMGLVAIGRGCCKLTKFEIQGCENVTVKGLRTMVTLRRMTLTDVRISCCKNLDTTSSLKAIEPICDRIKKLHIDCVWSGSEEEVEEKLERSETNHEDDDDDDDYERSLKRCKYSSEVEEHCSTSDGNGFFSEERVWEKLEYLSLWISVGEFLTPLPMTGLDDCPNLEEIRIKIEGDCRGKRRPAEPEFGLSCLALYPKLSKMKLDCGDTIGFALTAPPMQMDLSLWERFFLTGIGSLSLSELDYWPPQDRDVNQRSLSLPGAGLLQECLTLRKLFIHGTAHEHFMNFLLRIPNLRDVQLRADYYPAPENDMSTEMRVGSCSRFEDQLNSRNIID, from the coding sequence ATGGCTTCTTCAACAACTCTCTCCGACTTACCTGACGTAATCTTATCAACAATCTCCTCACTAGTCTCCGATTCCAGAGCACGCAACTCACTCTCCCTAGTCTCTCACAAATTCCTCGCTCTCGAACGATCCACACGTTCTCACCTCACACTCCGCGGCAACGCTCGCGACCTCTCTCTAGTCCCGGGCTGTTTCCGATCCGTATCACACCTCgatctctctttcctctctccATGGGGTCACACTCTCCTCGCTTCTCTCCCTCTCGATCACCAAACCCTCCTCGCTCTCCGTCTCAAAATCTGTTTCCCTTCCGTTGAGTCACTCAACGTCTACTCTCGTTCCCCTTCCTCACTCGAGCTTCTCCTTCCTCAATGGCCTAGGATTCGTCACATCAAGCTTCTCCGATGGCATCAACGAGCTTCTCAGATCCCTTTAGGTGGCGACTTCGTTCCTATTTTTGAACACTGTTGTGGTTTCCTTGAGTCGTTGGATCTCTCTGCGTTCTATCACTGGACTGAAGACTTGCCTCCTGTTCTTCTCCGTTACGCTGACGTTGCGGCGAGGCTTTTACGGTTAGATCTCTTGACGGCGTCTTTCACCGAAGGTTATAAATCTAGCGAGATCGTTAGTATCACTAAATCTTGCCCTAATTTGAGAGATTTTCGTGTTGCTTGTACTTTTGATCCGAGGTACTTTGAGTTCGTCGGAGATGAGACTCTCTCCGCTGTAGCTACGAATTGTCCTGATTTAACGGTTCTTCATATGGTTGACACGGCGTCTCTGGCGAATCCTAGGGCGATTCCAGAAGCTGGTGGTGACTCGGCTGTCACGGTGGGGACTTTGGTTGAGGTTTTCTCTGGTTTACCGAATCTAGAGGAGCTTGTTCTTGATGTAGGGAAGAACGTGAACCACAGTGGTGTAGCGTTAGAGGCTTTGAATTCCAAGTGTAAGAAGCTGAGAGCGTTGAAGCTAGGTCAGTTTCAAGGAGTTTGCTCTGCTACTGATTGGGGGAGGCTTGATGGTGTTGCTTTGTGTGGAGGGCTGATGTCCTTGTCTATTAAGAATTCTCAAGATTTGACTGATATGGGTTTGGTTGCTATAGGGAGAGGGTGTTGTAAGCTGACCAAGTTTGAGATTCAAGGGTGTGAGAATGTAACAGTGAAGGGGTTAAGAACAATGGTTACTCTTCGGAGAATGACTTTAACTGATGTGAGAATCTCTTGCTGCAAGAATCTTGATACAACCTCTTCTTTGAAGGCGATTGAGCCGATATGTGATCGGATCAAGAAACTGCATATAGACTGTGTGTGGTCTGGTTCAGAGGAGGAGGTAGAAGAGAAGTTGGAAAGAAGTGAAACTAAccatgaggatgatgatgatgatgatgattacgaGAGGAGCTTGAAGAGGTGCAAGTATTCTTCGGAGGTAGAAGAACACTGTTCAACCAGTGATGGGAATGGATTCTTTTCTGAAGAAAGAGTATGGGAGAAATTGGAGTATCTCTCTTTATGGATCAGTGTTGGAGAATTTCTGACACCACTGCCTATGACAGGACTAGATGACTGTCCGAATTTGGAAGAGATTAGGATCAAGATAGAAGGAGACTGCAGAGGTAAACGCAGGCCAGCTGAGCCTGAGTTCGGGTTAAGCTGTCTTGCTCTCTACCCGAAGCTCTCAAAGATGAAGTTAGATTGTGGGGACACAATCGGTTTCGCACTGACCGCACCGCCAATGCAGATGGATTTGAGTTTATGGGAAAGATTCTTCTTGACCGGAATTGGGAGCTTGAGCTTGAGCGAGCTTGATTATTGGCCACCACAGGATAGAGATGTTAACCAGAGGAGTCTCTCGCTTCCTGGAGCAGGTCTGTTACAAGAGTGCCTGACTCTGAGGAAGCTCTTCATACATGGAACAGCTCATGAGCATTTCATGAACTTTTTGTTGAGAATCCCAAACTTAAGGGATGTACAGCTTAGAGCAGACTATTATCCTGCGCCGGAGAATGATATGAGCACAGAGATGAGAGTTGGTTCGTGTAGCCGCTTCGAGGACCAATTGAACAGCCGCAATATCATTGACTGA
- the LOC104785103 gene encoding uncharacterized protein LOC104785103 codes for MGANCCKCHKGTVESVQGSSMSLTDQKNQARDLKEMVEEETRDAAGLSEPIPPSPTSSLSEVEVQARDSKEMVVEETRDDAGPSEPIPPSPTSSPSEVEVLATGLKEMVVEVARDYAGPSEPIPPSLTSGPSEVEEISQSVCLGSQDEASSYEASNFLWSTGFFPYPIPCGFYSVIPVGRLKFSKNIPTMEEINALGDHERLKAGVICVDFNKDNQLAFLKMLYYGTVKGLHSEPVKVIKKTAKLVVKAKPSLSFDSRGFPLLGNIKHGSCRARAILFKVLADTVRLESKLVVGLPSDLGSSSSVDPCYHMSVVVALDGKEMLVDLKRCPGQLKPFTPREVYLAHVPTAWQTGFVDRDSCAPPLEPNSPMERSGSPSVLQSGSSSNSNGPAEPETERRRSRRMKTPEICPGEGSQMVIDIVAI; via the exons ATGGGAGCTAACTGTTGTAAATGTCACAAAGGAACTGTTGAATCAGTTCAAGGCTCCAGCATGTC GTTAACTGACCAGAAGAACCAAGCTAGAG ACCTCAAGGAGATGGTtgaagaagagacaagagatgCTGCTGGGCTATCAGAACCAATACCTCCAAGTCCTACCTCGAGCCTTTCAGAAGTTGAGGTCCAAGCTAGAG ACTCCAAGGAGATGGTtgtagaagagacaagagatGATGCTGGGCCATCAGAACCAATACCTCCGAGTCCTACCTCGAGCCCTTCAGAAGTTGAGGTCCTAGCTACAG GCCTCAAGGAGATGGTTGTAGAAGTGGCAAGAGATTATGCTGGGCCATCAGAACCAATACCTCCAAGTCTTACCTCGGGCCCTTCAGAAGTTGAGGAGATATCCCAGTCTGTATGTCTGGGATCACAAGATGAGGCGTCAAGTTATGAAGCATCAAATTTTCTTTGGAGTACTGGGTTTTTTCCTTACCCGATTCCGTGTGGTTTTTACTCTGTGATCCCG GTTGGGAGATtgaagttttctaaaaacattcCTACAATGGAAGAAATTAATGCTCTTGGGGATCATGAACGACTTAAGGCTGGTGTGATTTGTGTAGATTTTAATAAGGATAACCAGCTTGCGTTTTTGAAGATGTTATATTACGGAACTGTCAAAGGATTGCACTCAGAGCCGGTtaaagtaattaagaaaactGCTAAACTG GTAGTAAAAGCAAAACCGAGTCTATCATTTGATAGTCGTGGGTTTCCACTGCTAGGAAACATCAAACATGGTTCTTGTCGTGCTCGAGCAATCCTCTTTAAAGTTCTAGCTGATACTGTTCGTCTTGAAAGTAAGCTTGTAGTG GGTTTACCTAGTGATCTGGGATCTTCCTCTAGTGTCGACCCATGTTATCATATGTCTGTTGTGGTTGCGCTCGATGGTAAGGAAATGCTGGTCGACCTTAAGCGATGTCCTGGTCAGCTTAAACCCTTCACACCCAGGGAAGTTTATCTAGCTCATGTCCCAACAGCATGGCAGACTGGTTTTGTAGACAGGGACTCTTGTGCTCCACCATTGGAGCCAAACAGTCCCATGGAACGGTCGGGTTCACCATCTGTGTTACAATCCGGTTCAAG CTCTAACTCAAATGGACCAGCAGAGCcggaaacagagagaagaaggagtaGGCGTATGAAGACTCCTGAGATCTGCCCTGGAGAGGGGTCCCAAATG GTCATTGATATAGTTGCCATATAA
- the LOC104788808 gene encoding ribosomal L1 domain-containing protein 1-like: protein MTTAAQPRPLPEQVTTLPKTVNIAIKALFERRNKNPKTKKPQQLLEEDESVYLTVDLNTIPQTHERSAYRIALPHPLINTTEDSPKLCLIVDDGKRSGLKKDNAVKKIKSENIPITKVLELSKLKTDYKSFESKQKLCDSYEKFFCDRRLIHVLPRLIGKKFFGSKMIPVAIDTRRDWKRQIEKACRGAMFFIRTGVCSVIKVGTLSMERDEIVENVMATVNGVVDALPDKWTYVRSLHLKLSESLDLPIYQTVPDDLKLKVDPFGVRDGEKLVKSDDDVDDGSKSLKKKDKKRRIHEVSNDDENQMNLEDDDEVDGDLNGSRDKKKRKKMSSSKSAVSEKSKQKNVLKSKKLKNDIDQSGGGLKAKKTKRRKQEY, encoded by the coding sequence ATGACCACCGCAGCTCAGCCGCGACCATTACCGGAGCAGGTAACTACTCTACCCAAGACTGTGAACATAGCAATTAAGGCTCTGTTCGAACGTAGAAACAAAAACCCGAAAACGAAGAAGCCACAACAGCTTCTAGAGGAGGACGAATCCGTTTACCTAACCGTAGACCTGAATACGATTCCACAGACGCATGAGAGGAGCGCTTACAGAATCGCCCTTCCGCATCCTCTGATCAACACTACCGAAGACTCGCCGAAGCTCTGTCTCATCGTCGACGACGGGAAAAGAAGTGGTCTCAAAAAGGACAATGCAGTGAAGAAGATCAAGTCGGAGAACATACCGATCACTAAAGTTCTTGAGCTATCGAAGCTTAAAACGGACTATAAATCATTCGAATCGAAACAGAAGCTATGCGATTCCTACGAGAAGTTCTTCTGTGATCGGAGGTTGATTCATGTGTTGCCGAGATTGATTGGGAAGAAGTTTTTTGGTAGCAAGATGATTCCTGTGGCGATTGATACGAGGAGGGACTGGAAAAGGCAGATTGAGAAAGCTTGTAGAGGTGCTATGTTCTTCATTAGGACTGGGGTTTGTAGTGTCATCAAAGTAGGGACGTTGTCTATGGAAAGGGACGAAATCGTCGAGAATGTGATGGCGACTGTGAATGGAGTAGTTGATGCTTTGCCTGATAAGTGGACTTACGTTAGATCCTTGCATTTGAAGTTATCTGAGAGTTTGGACTTGCCTATATATCAGACAGTGCCTGATGACTTGAAGCTCAAGGTTGATCCTTTTGGTGTTAGGGATGGTGAAAAATTAGTTaaaagtgatgatgatgttgatgatggtaGTAAGAGTTTGAAGAAAAAGGATAAGAAAAGAAGGATCCATGAGGTTAGTAATGACGATGAAAACCAAATGAatttggaagatgatgatgaggttgaTGGTGATCTCAATGGTTCTCGAgataaaaagaagaggaagaagatgagtagTAGTAAGTCTGCAGTGAGTGAGAAATCAAAGCAGAAGAATGTATTGAAGTCGAAAAAGCTAAAGAATGACATTGATCAGTCTGGTGGTGGATTGAAAGCAAAGAAGACTAAGAGGAGGAAACAAGAGTATTGa